In Haliscomenobacter hydrossis DSM 1100, the DNA window AAACGTGAGTGATCAATCTGTTCAAGATGCACTTAAGAAAGGGCATCTAACACCAGCGTTTGGGGAACAATTACAGATAAGCAAAGAAAAAATGATTACCGAGGAAGTTTTAAAAATTCATAATATTAAAAATAAACTTATTATAGGGTATGCTGGAATTGGAGTTGTTGCAACAGATGTAATAAATTATATAAGTGAAGAAATTGATTCTGATTTTAAGCTTTGTGATTTGTGCGCCCTAATTAAAGAAGCTGTGAAAATTTATGGGAGCACCTTTACAATGATTGTAGGTGTTATGGCTCATAAGACTCCAGTACTTTTTACTTTTAATGAATCAAATAACAGAGAGTTTATCTTTTACGAAGAGTATGTTCCTGTAATTTTAGGTAATAAGAAGAATGATGATGTTATTCAGTTTGTTTCTCACACTTTAGTAGACATGTTTTTTTACGGAAAATTCCAGGTTTCACCTGATAGGAAACTAATAATGGCATGTAGTTTATTTCAAGGTATTTTAATTAGAGCTGGATTTCTTTCAAGTGGAGTTGGGGGATTAGTGACGGGAGCTTTTCTTAACCGTAATGGATTTCATTGGCAAAAAGATGTGATGTACATTAAGTTTGATATTGAACCAGAAAAAGCTCTCAAGATGGATGATCCGCAAATAATTTTTCCCAAGTCAAAAATAATTTTTCAGGTCTATAGAGACGGAGTTCTTGCTGCCTTTCCTTTTGATGTCTATAAAAAACTTGAAGATTATAAGGTTTTATACAATTATGTGGAATCATCAGTGCAAAATAAAGCAGCTCAGGATTTCTTAAATAGATGGCGACAAAAGTATGAATCAGAAATAATCAGTAAAATAAAAAAATTTGACTTTGACTTTTTAATCTTTCTGTGTGTCGATAAAAAGGCTCCTAATAAGATGACTTTTGCGAGCAAGAAATCAATTTTGGCTGGAAAGAGAATGGAGTGGGAAAATGGAGTACCAATAATTAAAATCTCTAAAGAACTTTCAAGAGAGATCAATCCTATGTATGCAGAGTATTTTAATCAGTTCCATTGGTTACCAGACTGAACAGTTTTGATATAATGCGATAAATGTAAACGCAACACAAAACGACACAACGTAAAAATAAAAAAGGCGTAAAAATCTGAAATTCAGATAATTACACCTCTTGTTAGTCGGGATGACAGGATTTGAACCTGCGGCCCCACGCCCCCCAGGCGTGTGCGCTACCGGGCTGCGCCACATCCCGAAAATAGTGTGTGGGTGTGAGTGTGGTCATCAATCTTCGATTGATGAGTGTGGGTGTGTGGGTGTCCTAAGTTAGACAATTGTAGGCAATACAAAATTTCAAGCATTACTCCATCGAGCGAATCATGCCCAACAGCATCCGAGAAATTTTTTCAAAGCCGCTATATAACTCATCATAAAGGCTTTTCTCTATGACATTGGTATCATGCATGATCTGGAGGATCGCGACGCATTCAAAAACGGAAGAACGCGCCGTGATGTAAAATTTTTTCTTGTCGGGGCTAGTCATGCGGCCGGTTCCTTCGGCCAGGTTCAACAGAGCACTCAAGCTGGCGCGTTTGAATTGGTCCTGGATGTAGGGATCAAGAGCTTTGTGGGTAAACAGGTGTTTCAAAACTTTCAAGTTTACCCCCCGCATTTCCTGATACACTTCCAATTTTTCAAAATCAAACACGTCCTGTCGTTTTAGTCCTTTAAATCTGGAAACCCAAATTTGAGTTCCCTTTCAATCCCAGGCGCAATGCCCCAACACACCCACACCCACACTCCTCAAACGAAGTTTGGGGATCACACCCACACCCCATCTCGTGGGTAATACAGGACTCGAACCTGTGACCTCTGCTCTGTCAAAGCAGCGCTCTAAACCAACTGAGCTAATTACCCTTTCTAGCGTGGGTTTTGCATGCTACTTCGTGCTGCAAATGGCTAAAATTTGCTTCGGCTTCGTTCCGAAAATGCTCATTTAACGCTGTTAAACTCCGCTTTTCGTGCCTCACTGAAGCAAATTTTAGCTCATTTTCGCTTGCGAACCAGCATTCAAAACCCACGCGTACTTACGCCAGTCTTTTTTAGCGCACGCAAAGATACAACAGCAAAGTGAAAATAATCAAACTCAAGCTGGGTTTTTCTGGAAAAAATTAAGGCCGAGCACAAATGGAACTGAAAACCAAAGCTTTTGGTTCCATTTGTGCCGACCTTAATCAATGCTACCGTATTAACTGGGAGTTTAGTTTTACTTAGGGACCAGAGGTAATACTGCAAAGGTAATGGTCTTTTTGGAATTGACAAATGGTTTTGGCAGAAATTGTAACAAAAAAGCACTTTTTCTGCCGATAATTGATCGTTTTTGCTAATTCGTGACATTTTTGACGTCATTTAGAGGTTTATTTCTGTCGTTTTGTGCTTGGATGTTGCTTTTAATGTCATTTTCCGTATCTTTGTTAGGATTTCTAGGACTATGCTACCGTATATACCCCGTGTGGGGTATAAAAAACAATATCCAGAGTTTGTGTCCCAATACTAGACCAGATGGTAGAAGAAAAAAAATTGAAAAAAAACCTGGCGGACAACTTGATCCGGCTCAGGAATGAACGAGGATTGACCCAGGAAGCACTTGTCAGTGACTTGAAAAAACAAGATGTGGATATTTCAAGGACAGCCCTGGCTTCTTATGAAAATCGACGTTCTTTTCCCAAGCTAGATGTGTTGTTTGAACTTTCCCGATACTTTAATAAAAGCATAGATGATTTATTGATAGATATCGAGGAAAGAGGGAATGTTTTTGACCATAATGTTGTTTCCAAGCTGGATTTGAATGACTTGCTGAAGGACTTTTCAGAAATACTCACCTATTTCAAATTGTACCGCAGTATGTATTTCAATTTAGTGGAGATCGTGCTGGACGCAGCAGAATCGAAGGAAGCCAGGGAAAATTTGTTGCACACCATTATGGGCGCATATGCCCATGAAAAATTAAAACTCCCGGTGCTCCATGAAGTGTACAGCGAAAAACTGGACCACCTGGAAATATCCATTTTTAAGGGAGTCCATCATAAAATCCCCCTTAATGAACTTGCCGAACAGTTAAACATGAGCCCTGAAGAAGTAACGGCAGTTTTTATTCACGCTAAAGACAAAATCATTGATCTTTTATTGAACTAATCTAAAACTATCGTCTATTTATGAGGAAGCCGATTGAGATTGATTTGTCAAAAAAACTTGATGAAAAAAAAGGACCGGAGATCACCACTCCTAGTGTTCCTGTGGAGAAGCCCAAATGGGATAAAAAGCTCCACGAAGCGGATAAAAAAATTTTTAAGCGCCTGGGCGCTGCCAAAACTGCAATTGTTGTATTGATGATTGCCTGTTTATGGTATGGTCAATTCAGACATATCCCACCTTTGATAAAAACCAAACCAGGAATTACCTATTTAAAGTTAAAAGAAAAACCCATTCATCATTCACCTGAAATTGAGAAAAAAATGGAAAACTTGGCAATATCACCAGAATTGGGGGTTTCAATCCCCCGCATCAATCCCGATATTTGTTTCCGTAAACCACCAATAACCAACATACGAGCGGAAATTTGGAAGGGGATATCATTTAAAGAAACATCAGCGATAATCTTTATAAGTGGACATGGCAGTCCTGTAAGTGGACTTAGTAGTTCGCTCGCTCGATCCCCACTGACCCCAATTATGGATTCATTGGGGCATAGGATAGCGCAAAATGAAAGCTTAAAGGTGATGCAATTTTGTTCGTTAACCGCATCAGCACTGGCAGATTCGGTGGCGCTACAATCCGAAATAGCGAAAAATATTCCGGATCAGGTACAGTCCTTACTGCTTTCTTTTGAATTGAAAGAGTTAACAGAATCCTCGGGTAAAAATTGGGATCAGGTTTTACCTAACAATGAAGCGAAAATGAGCATTAGTATAAAGTGTAGCAATTTGCGCAATGGCGAGGTACTATTTGAAAAAATCATGACGCAACAAACCAGCTTACCCGTTTGGGCTGGCTTTGCTGCTGCTGATCAACCCAATGAAGAGCACTCCCTTGATGGATCATCTCCGGCCCGTTTAAAAGTGCAACAAGAATTGGTTAATGCCGTGTATCATTTATTTAGCAAGTATTTAAACTAGACATAAGTAAAACAATAAACCCCAGCGTTAACACTAAACCCCTAAATTCCACCGCCAGAAGACAATGCTGTTTTTTGGCGGTTTTTTTTTGTGTTTCTATCGTATTTGTGCTTATCTTCCTCCAACATCCTTGCTAGTCCAGGGATCAACACCTACATTGCTCCTATAAAAAACAGCTGCTATGGTACTCATTAGTTTCGGCATCATTGCCATGATTGTACTCAATGTGATGTCCAACGCCAGTCCGAGTTTTAGCAAACTGGGACGTATTGGTTATTTGGTTGGCTTTGTATTGATTGTATTGGGGGTTATTTCCTCATGCTTTGTACAAATTACTGCGGGTTCGGTCGGGGTACAAAGCCTCTTTGGCAAAATTCAGGGTAAGGTATTGACCGAAGGTCTGAATGTGGTCAACCCCATCATGTCAGTCATTAAATTTGACGTCAAAACCCAAAACTACACCATGTCTGCCGTGCATGATGAGGGCGACCAAAGTGGCGACGATGCCATCCGGGTACTTTCTGCCGATGGATTGGAAGTGGTGCTCGACCTTACCGTACTCTATCGCGTTACCTCGGATAAAGCGCCTACCATTTTGAGAACGATTGGAGAAGATTATACCCAAGTGGTGGTTCGCCCGATCGTGCGCACCAAAATCCGCGACCTGGCTGCCAACTACGATGCGGTGGCTTTGTATTCCAGCAAAAGAGAGGAGTTCCAGCAACGTTTGTTTACGGCTGTAGACAAGGAGTTCAGCAAACGTGGATTTTCATTGGAACAAGTGCTGATCCGCAACCTCAATTTGCCACAGTCGGTCAAAGCCGCCATTGAGTCCAAAATCAACGCCGAGCAGGAATCACAAAAAATGCGTTTTGTGTTGGACAAAGAACGCCAGGAAGCCGACCGCAAACGGGTGGAAGCCCAGGGTATTTCAGATTATCAACGCATCCTGACCTCAACCTTAACCGACAAATTGTTGCAGTACGAAAAAATCAAGGCTCAAAAAGAATTGGCAGGTTCCCCCAATGCCAAAATCATCATCATGGATGGAAAAAATACCCCCATGATCATGACGGGCAACTAATCTACCTGAAGACAAAAGCGATTCAAAAAAGTAGCACAAAGGACACCAAGAAAAGCACAAAGAACACAGAGATTAGGCGTTGACGACGCTTTTCTTGGTGTCCTTTGTGCTGCCTTGGTGTCCTTTGTGTTTAAAAATGCCGCTTTGGTGATTTTCAAAATTCGGGATAACGAACTCATGTTTATTCCTGGTTGGGTAAAGGCAAATAATCCGCACAATTCAACCTGATTTCAGGAGCCGCCATTTTTATTCCATAAAAATTACAATGGTAGATTTTTTTGGAGCTCTTTTTGTGGTGGTGTTGGCAGGACACACAAGAGCGCTGTGAGCTCAATATCCCCGATTCTTTCAAATGGATGGTCAATTGAGACAAGACGAGATTCAATTGATGTTTTTTGCCTTCGGGCAATTCCGCAACCAGATCATAAAGCGGATTGGCAAAGCTCAACACCTTTTGAGCCGTTTCGACGCCTTTTGGGGTCAAAATCAAATCAAAGCTGCGTTGATCGTCCGGGTCATTTTTTTTGCTGAGCAATTGTTTCCTTTCCAGGGTCTTTACCGCATCGCTGATGGTCGGTTTGGTCAGGCTGAACTCTTTGGCCAAGTACCCGATTCGACACCGCTGGGGAGGGTGATTGAGGCAAAAAATCAGGATTTGCCCCTGAATTGGGCTCAGGTTGATGGAGAAGCATTGTTGCCACAACATCGTACGCA includes these proteins:
- a CDS encoding MarR family winged helix-turn-helix transcriptional regulator, yielding MTHSVFDLNDQHHSLEAKITLNFGQIALALRTMLWQQCFSINLSPIQGQILIFCLNHPPQRCRIGYLAKEFSLTKPTISDAVKTLERKQLLSKKNDPDDQRSFDLILTPKGVETAQKVLSFANPLYDLVAELPEGKKHQLNLVLSQLTIHLKESGILSSQRSCVSCQHHHKKSSKKIYHCNFYGIKMAAPEIRLNCADYLPLPNQE
- a CDS encoding four helix bundle protein, which encodes MFDFEKLEVYQEMRGVNLKVLKHLFTHKALDPYIQDQFKRASLSALLNLAEGTGRMTSPDKKKFYITARSSVFECVAILQIMHDTNVIEKSLYDELYSGFEKISRMLLGMIRSME
- a CDS encoding helix-turn-helix transcriptional regulator, with the translated sequence MVEEKKLKKNLADNLIRLRNERGLTQEALVSDLKKQDVDISRTALASYENRRSFPKLDVLFELSRYFNKSIDDLLIDIEERGNVFDHNVVSKLDLNDLLKDFSEILTYFKLYRSMYFNLVEIVLDAAESKEARENLLHTIMGAYAHEKLKLPVLHEVYSEKLDHLEISIFKGVHHKIPLNELAEQLNMSPEEVTAVFIHAKDKIIDLLLN
- a CDS encoding prohibitin family protein, whose protein sequence is MVLISFGIIAMIVLNVMSNASPSFSKLGRIGYLVGFVLIVLGVISSCFVQITAGSVGVQSLFGKIQGKVLTEGLNVVNPIMSVIKFDVKTQNYTMSAVHDEGDQSGDDAIRVLSADGLEVVLDLTVLYRVTSDKAPTILRTIGEDYTQVVVRPIVRTKIRDLAANYDAVALYSSKREEFQQRLFTAVDKEFSKRGFSLEQVLIRNLNLPQSVKAAIESKINAEQESQKMRFVLDKERQEADRKRVEAQGISDYQRILTSTLTDKLLQYEKIKAQKELAGSPNAKIIIMDGKNTPMIMTGN